The region GGGCTGAGAAGATGGCATTGGCCTATCAATCCGGTGAACAGGTCGATTTGACCTTCGCTCCGAACTGGGCGGATTTCGCCAATAACGTAGCCAAAGGCGCATTCCTCCCGTTGGATGAGCTGCTCGATAAATATGGACAAGGCATCAAGGAGACGCTGGACCCCCGCTTCTTTGACGGCGGCAAGGTAGACGGTAAAATCTACGCCATTCCGACCAATAAGGAAATCGGCGAGAGTCATACCATTATGTTCCGCAAGGATCTGGTGGATAAATACGGCTTCGATGTGAACTCGATTGAGACGCTGGAGGATCTGGAGCCATGGCTGCAGACGATCAAGGAGAAGGAACCGGCCATCGCGCCAATCTGGCTCTCCGGCAGCGGCTCGGATACCCTGGGCTACTTCGACAAGACCAGAGAGAGCATGAAGGAGAACTTCCGCTATGAGCTGGTGGCAGGCGCTCCTGCCGGAATCGTCCTGGATACCAAGACCGATAAGATGGTGATCAGCTCGATGGAGTCTGACACCGCGATCTACCGGATGAAGCTCTACGGCGACTGGTTCGCCAAAGGCTACATCAATAAAGATGCGGCAACGACCAAGACCAGTACTGAAGACGCTTTCAAGGCCGGCAAGACTTGGATGAAATTCGGTTCTGACAAACCGGACTCCGACAAGGAAGATTCCATCGCCACCGGCATTGAGCTGGTGAAGCTGAAGGGGAATGAACCTGAGATCAGCACAGCCAGCGTCAGCAACTCCATGATGGCCATCGGACGCACCTCAATTGATCCCGAGCGGACGATGATGCTGCTGAACCTGCTGCATACCGACCCGGTTCTGGTCAATCTGATTGACTTCGGCGTAGAGGGACGGCAGTATGTCAAGGTAGAAGGCAAGGACAACTTCATCAAGCTGCCTGACGGCATTGCTACCCGTGCCGATACAGGCTGGGCGCCGGGCATTGAATGGATGTTCGGTAATCAGACCATAACCTACCTGTGGGAAGGCGAAAGTGCCGATAAATGGGAGAAGTTCAAGGCCTATAACGAGAGCGCCCATAAGGTGAAATCCTTCGGCTTTAACTTCAATACCGATGCTGTCAAAACACAGGTCTCCGTAGTCAGCAATATTATCAAGGAATTCCGCCCGCTGCTGGAAACGGGCAGTCTGGGAGTAGACAAGGTGCTGACGGAATACAATAATAAACTGAAGGCTAACGGCATTGAAGAGATCCGCGCCGAGGTTCAGAAGCAATACGATGCCTGGAAGGCAAAACAATCCTAAACAAACAAGTGGAAACGACGATGCCGTCCTTTTAAGGACGGCACCCGTTTCAGCGAGAAATATAAGGATAAGTTGTCGTGTGGAACATACAATTCCTTATATTTTAAGCTAAGGGGAAGGACGGCTGCCGTCCTTCCCCTTTCCTGCCGCTCAGCGTGTAAATGTACCTAAGGATAAGGGGGAAGACTGTGAAACTATCATTGCGATTCAAAGTGAGTGCTCTTGTCTTGCTGCTGGTCACACCGCTGTTCCTCTTCCTCTCCTACACCAATCTCTATTCCACCAACATTGTCCGGGAGAAGGTTGCGAAGTCTGCTTCGGACACGTTGACCCTGCACT is a window of Paenibacillus sp. FSL H3-0469 DNA encoding:
- a CDS encoding ABC transporter substrate-binding protein, whose translation is MRTTRSSGAVLAALTAVILGITGCGGGNSGASAPSKAESTAAATTAGTEGSTNPDTSTFRKLKVYTVGNFPQNDTKAVVDEINKYLKEKINAEIDFQGLPWSSWAEKMALAYQSGEQVDLTFAPNWADFANNVAKGAFLPLDELLDKYGQGIKETLDPRFFDGGKVDGKIYAIPTNKEIGESHTIMFRKDLVDKYGFDVNSIETLEDLEPWLQTIKEKEPAIAPIWLSGSGSDTLGYFDKTRESMKENFRYELVAGAPAGIVLDTKTDKMVISSMESDTAIYRMKLYGDWFAKGYINKDAATTKTSTEDAFKAGKTWMKFGSDKPDSDKEDSIATGIELVKLKGNEPEISTASVSNSMMAIGRTSIDPERTMMLLNLLHTDPVLVNLIDFGVEGRQYVKVEGKDNFIKLPDGIATRADTGWAPGIEWMFGNQTITYLWEGESADKWEKFKAYNESAHKVKSFGFNFNTDAVKTQVSVVSNIIKEFRPLLETGSLGVDKVLTEYNNKLKANGIEEIRAEVQKQYDAWKAKQS